A stretch of Zymoseptoria tritici IPO323 chromosome 1, whole genome shotgun sequence DNA encodes these proteins:
- a CDS encoding 40S ribosomal protein S29, producing MSHDTVYFSRPRNMGKAAIGCRVTGDKKKSGVIRKYGLNMSRQAFREKAADIGFQKVSRSDSRKLEKGNSTRA from the exons ATGTCTCACGATACAGTCTACTTCTCGCGCCCTCGCAACATGGGCAAAGCTGCCATCGGCTG CCGTGTGACCggcgacaagaagaagagcggcgTCATCCGCAAGTACGGACTGAACATGTCGAGGCAAGCATTCCgcgagaaggcggcggacaTCGGGTTCCAGAAGGTGAGTCGTTCCGATTCGAGAAAGTTGGAAAAAGGGAATTCGACGAGGGCGTGA